Within Alcaligenes sp. SDU_A2, the genomic segment GGAGGAGCATCATGTCTTCATACTTCCCTCGCGCCGGTGCGCAGTCGTGCTCGCACCGATCCACTCTTTTCCGACGTTCTCTTCTGGCCAGTGTCGTGCTGGGCTTGTCGGCTGTATCGGGTCTGGCCCAGGCGGCGGGCGCGGCGGCCTGCGAGCTGGACCGCAGCGTGCGTTTCGGCGGCATGAACTGGGAATCCAATCTGGTTTTGACTGAAGTCGAGCGCTTCATTACTGATAAAGGTTTTGGCTGCAAGACAGATGTGGTTTCGGTCGAGACGCTGCCGGCCTTGGCCGCACTGGAACGTGGCGATCTGGATGTGAACAGCGAAATCTGGCTCAACAGCGTTGCCGAACCGTGGCAGAAGGCGCAGGCCAGCGGGCGCGTCAAGCGGGTGGGTGATGTCTACATGGGAGGGGAGGGCTGGTTTATCCCACGCTATACCGCCGAGCGTTTGCCCGAGCTGAAATCGGCGCAGGACTTGCCTCGCTTCAAAGACGAGTTCAAGGACCCGGAAGAGCCCGGCAAGGGGCGTTTCTATGGCTGCCCGGCCGGCTGGGGGTGCGAGGTGGTCAGCGGCAATCTGTTCAATGCCTTGAAATTGGGCGATACCTTTACGCTGTTCTCGCCAGGCACGGGGGCCACGCAAAAGGCGGCCTTGACCTCGGCCTATCAGCGTAAGGAAAACATAGTTTTCTACTACTGGTACCCCACGCCGCTGGTCGGTTCTATGGATCTGGTCAAGCTGGAGCTGCCCGACTACGACAAGACCAAACACGCTTGCCTGACCGATCCGAATTGCGCCGACCCACAGCCAAGTGCTTATCCTGACAATCCGGTCTTTACCGCCGTCAATACCGAGTTTTCGGAAAAGGCTCCGCAATTGACCGCTTTTCTGTCCAAGGTCAGTGTGCCGCTGGAGCTGATGAATCAGACCATGGCGCATATGGAAAAAACCGAAGGCGAACCCGAGGATGTCGCGCAGTGGTTCCTGAAGGAGCACGCCGATGTGTGGACCCAATGGGTGCCTGCCGAGGTGGCCGAACGCGTAAAAACCGCTCTGTAGCGCTCGTTTCTCCGATACGCCGTCTAGTCTGGACATCAGTCGTATCGCGCCCGGTGGATTGCGGTCCCCGGGCGTTCTTGCCGTATCCGTTCACGGCGCGGCCGCTGCGGCCTCTGGCCAGCAGTGGTGCTGACGGCGGGCCTGCCCCGCTTGTTCCTACGAGTTCTACGGAGTGTTTTTTATGTTTCCTGATCTGATTGATCCGCGCGCCTTGCGCCAACCCATCGACCAGTTCGTGGGTGATCTGGTCGCCAATTATTCCAGTGTGCTGCGCGCCATGACGCAGCCTTTGCTGGACATGCTGATTTTCATGGAGTCCGTGCTGCGCAGCAGCCCGTGGTGGGCCGTGGTACTGGTTGTGTTCGGCCTGGCCTGGCTGGCCAGCCGGCGTGTTGTCTTTGCCGCGGCGATGGCCTTGATGTTGTTTGCCATCGGTTTGATCGGTCTGTGGGATGCGGCCATGCAGACGCTGGCGCTGATGATCGTAGCGGTATTTTTGTCGGTGTTGATCGGCATTCCGCTGGGCTTGCTGATGGCCAGCTTCAACTGGCTGAGGCGCATTATGCTGCCGGTGCTGGATGTGATGCAGACCATGCCCAGTTTTGTGTATTTGATCCCGGTGGTGATGTTGTTCAATCTGGGCAAGATCGCCGCCCTGATTGCGACTGTTATCTACGCAATTGCGCCGGTGATACGCCTGACGGATCTGGGCATACGACTGGTGGACAGCGAAGTGCTGGAGGCATCGCGTTCGTTCGGTTCCAGTCGCTGGCAGCAATTGCGCGGCGTGCAATTGCCGCTGGCCATGCCCAATATTATGGCGGGCATCAACCAGACGACCATGATGGCCCTGGCTATGGTGGTGATCGCGTCCATGATCGGTGTGCGCGGCTTAGGTTACGAGGTACTGCAAGGCATCAACCGCTTGCAGGTGGGGCGCGGCCTGATGGCTGGATTGGGGATTGTGCTGCTGGCGATCTTGTTTGATCGCATTACTCAGGAATTCGGACGTCGATTTCAGACTCGGGAGGCGGCATGAGCAAGATCGAGGTACGCAATATTTACAAGATTTTTGGTCCTCATCCCCAGCGTTGGCTGGAACGTGCCCGGCAGGGCGTGCGCAAGGACGAGTTGCTGGCGGAAAGCGGTCATACCCTGGGCTTGCGCGATATCAGCCTGTCCATCGAGCATGGCAGCATTTATGTCATCATGGGTTTGTCGGGATCGGGCAAGTCCACTTTGATCCGTCATTTCAACCGTCTGATTGAGCCCACGGCCGGCCAGATCCTGGTGGACGATGTGGATGTGATGAGTCTGGATGCGCGGGCGTTGGCGCAGTTTCGCCAACAGAAGATCAGCATGGTTTTTCAGCGTTTCGGCCTGTTTCCGCACCGCACGGTGTTGGATAACGCCGCATATGGCCTGCAGGTGCAAAGGGTGGCGCGCGCCCAGCGCGAAGAGAAAGCCTTGTATTGGCTGGAGCAGGTGGGTCTGCAGGGGTTCGAGAAGCAGTATCCCCACCAGTTGTCGGGCGGCATGCAGCAGCGCGTAGGTCTGGCCCGTGCGCTGGCGACCGACGCCGATATTTTGTTGATGGACGAGGCTTTTTCGGCTCTGGACCCTTTGATACGGCGCGAGATGCAAGACCAATTGCTGGAGTTGCAGGCGCGCCTGAACAAGACCATTGTGTTTATTACGCATGATCTGGACGAGGCCTTGCGCCTGGGTAACCGGATTGCCATCCTCAAGGATGGGGAGCTGGTCCAGGAGGGTTCCCCCGAGGATATTTTGTTGTCGCCTGCTACCGATTATGTTCAGGCATTTTTGCAGGACGTCAATCGTGGCAAGGTGTTGAATGCCACGCATGCGGTGCGCGAATCCAGCAAAACCCTGACGCTGACTATGCGCACCCGCGCGGCCCAGGCATTGGAGCGCATGAGCGAACGTGGTGTGCGCTATGCGCCCGTTTTGGATGGCAAGCGCCTGGCAGGCGTGCTGACGCGTACGCGAGCCGAGGAGGCGGTGCGCAGCGGCGCACGGGATGTCTCCGGGTATGTGGATGAAATGGCTTCGGTCCCGGCCAGAACCGGCCTGGATGAAGTGCTTGGACATATGCTGCGCAGCAACGAACCGATGGCGGTGACAGGCGAGAATGACGAGTTCCTGGGCTTGCTGTCGCGCAGCAAGGTCGTGGATTTGGTGACGCCGCTGATCGATAATGTGGCTGCGCCAGATGCGCCAGATGCGCCAGATGCGTCAGTGCCTCAGGAAGCGGAGCCCACCGTGGCACCGGCTTCGTCAGGTGGGGCGAACGCGGCGTAATGCTGGGATGGCAGTGACTAAAAAAAGGGGGGGGATTCACTCCCTTTTTTGTGTCTATTTTGGGAAACAGCTGCTCATTAATGAGCAGAGTACGAACGCTAGAAACCGCCGTTCAAATCTAGGGCTGAGCCGCCTGGGCTGACGGCTTGCCGGTGCTGCGCACCGGTACCCTTGTCAAGCACACAGGCCGGGCGCAGCCTGAACTCCTGGGGTGTCTCGTCCACTGGACGAGACACAAGCGCCCCAGTCGAACAGCAGGCCGCTTGCCTCCCGGCCCGCGTACTTGCCGGCGGCAAGCCGTCTGATCCGCCCCCTCGCCCCAGCCCTAGACTTGAACGGCTTGCACCAGCTAGACGACGCATCGGTAGGCTTGAATAAGAGCTGCTCCGCCCATGCTTCATTCTGATGGTTGATGGGATCATTCCAACAGAGAAACGTACTGAGCCGTTCGCTGGTGTGCGGATTTCGTGCGGGCGGGTCAGAGGGCTTGCCGCAGGTGCAGGAGCGATACGGGAGGCAAGCGCCGTTTTGTTCGAGCCCGACGCGTGTTGTTCGCCTGGGGGGCGAACAACCGGGCGAGTTAACGGCGCGCCCGTATCGCTCCTGCGACCAGGGAACCGGTGCGCAGCACCGGCAAGCCGTCAGCCCGAACGAAATCCGCACACCAGCGAACGGCGGCCTCAGTTGTATTCCTTCTGTCCGACGTCAAGTCTATCGCGGGAATCTGCAAAGAACTTTTTGGCACGTCATGTCGTGGTCGGGCAGGACTTTGCCATGCGGGCATCAGGCTGGTGTCCGCCGAGCGGGACTGTACAAGCGCAGGATGCGCGCATACCACAGCACAAGCAGCAGTGCCGATGCGCCCAGTCCCAGGCTGGCCATGAGCCACAGGCTGGCGGCTCCGGTGGGGGCACCGGGTGCCAGCCATTGGATGACACCGTCCAGTGAGCCGGCTGCCGGGCCGAAGCCCAGCCACCAGCCGCCGCCCAGGCCCAGCACGCTTAGGGCTAAAAATTGCAGCAGCATGGGTACAAAGGCGACTTTATAGGCGCGCAGCAGGTAGGAGATGACGCACTGGAAGGCGTCGCAGAAGTGAAAGTAGGGCAGCAGTTGCAGCAAAAGCAAGGCCAGCAGGGCGACCTGGGGATCGTCGGTGTAGGCATGTGCCAGCGTGGGCCGCAGTACCACCAGCAGGCTGGTGATGATAAAGACACCGGCCAGTACCAGTGCCAGACCCAGCATGCCGATGTGGCGGGCGCGGTGGAACTGGCCGGCACCGATGGCCTGCGCGCTGACCGAGGCCGACGCCACGCCGACGGCCATCGGCACCATGAAGCACACGGCGGCTAGATTGGCCATGATTTGATGTGCGCCCGAGACAAAAACCCCTTCGCGAGCGACCAGCAGGGCCATGAAGCTGAAGGCGCAGATTTCGATTAGGTAAGAGCCGCCCATGGGCAGTCCCAGACGCAGCAGTTCTTTTTGGGAGCGCCAGTCGGGTAGCCCCAGGCGTAGCCGGAAAGGACGAAAGCAGGGGTCGGCGCGCAGCACCCACAGGCCGGCCAGCAGCATCAGCCAGGAAACCAGGGCGGAGGCCAGCCCCGAGCCGACGGCACCCATCGCCGGCAAGCCGGCTTTGCCGAAAATGAACAGCCAGTTGAACAGGGCTTTGAAGAGCACGCTGAGCAGATTGATCATCATGACCATCTTGGGGCGGGAGACGGCTGTGCCCAGACAGTAGATCGTACGAAATATCAGTGCGGCGGGCAGGGCCAGAATCAGGCTGCGCAAGTACAGGGTGACGCGTTCGTGTACCTGTGGGTCCAGTTTGCCTGACCAGCGCAGCCACAGATCGGGGACGGCTAAGGCGGCTGTGCCGATCAGGGTCAGCAGCAGCGCCAGCCATACTCCCTGACCCCACCATCGACCTACCTCGGCAAATTTGCGGGCTCCGTAACTTTGGGCGGTAATGGGAATCAGGGCGTGGATGACCCCCATCAAACCGATGAACACGGAAAGATAAATGGACACGCCCAAGCCCATGGCCTGCAGGTCGATGGCGCTGCTGTGGCCTACCATGACGGTGTCCAGCACCCCGAACATAATGCCCGCCCAGGAACCGACCAGCACCGGCCAGGCCTGACGCAGAATCAGGCCGGCCTGGCTTTTCCAGTTATGGTGGAACAGGGCACGCATGGTGAGCGATCAGGGGTTCTGGATGCGCAGCAGACGGAATGCCTCGTGTCGTTCCGCGCCGCGCTTGCCTTGCCAGAGCTGCTGGGCGTTGGCCGGCAGCGGCGCATTGCCGTCGCGCAGATCGCGCAGCGAGAATTGTTCGAGCACCAGAGGGCAACGGTTGTCGAAATTGATGTTGATGTCGTTGAACACCAGGAAAGAGGCGCGTTGCCCTGAACCGACGCCCCAGGAGCGCAGGCATTCGCCGGGGCGGCGGTATTCCTGCAAGGCAGCCGCCAGTTCGCCGGAGACATCGCGGTAACTGCGTATGTAGTCCAGCGAGGGCATCCAGAGGGTGACCAGCAGCAGCCAGGTGGTGATCAGACCGCCGGCCGACAGAACGGTGCCGCGTAGCAGACCCTGGGGGTGGACGGACAGGCGCCAGCGTACCAGAGCGATCCAGGCCAGTGTGCCGACCACAGCCAGGAGCAGGACCGGCCAGGATACAAATGTGTCGTAGCCTTGAGTTTGCCGGGCGATGCTGCCGGCGATCTTGCTGGGCCAGCCGGTTTGCTGGGCGATCCAACCCAGCCAGACGGTGGCGGCCGTCAGGGAAAAGCACATGATGGCAAACCAGTCCAGCGTGTTGACTACGCCGCGGCGCAGCGTGGGCAGCGAAAAGGCGGCCAGTATGGCGCAGGGCACGACCAGCAGGGCGAATTCGGGCTCGAAGGCATCGCGTACCAGCAGCAGGCTGATTGCGGGGATGACGAGGCTGATGGCCGGCACATAAATGTGCGGCGCACGCAGCCAATGCCGCCATTGCCACAAGGCCAGCACTGCCAGCGGCCAGATGGGCCACAAGAACCAGGTCAGATCACGCAGGGTATTGAGCTGTTCGGCCAGGCCGCTCCAGCCCCAGGCGGCCTGGTGCCATAGGCTCCATTGTTCGGTCCAATAGACGCTGACTCGCTTGGCTGGTATCCACCAGGCCATGATGATGGCGGTGGTCAGGGCAATGCTAAGGGCCAGCCACTGAATGTGCGAACGCAGCGGGCCACGCGGCAGAAAGCATAATGTAGTCGCTACCATGATCGGCAACGCGCCCAGCCAGCCGCGTGCCAGAAAGCAGGCTCCCAGCGACAGCCCAAGCAACACAGCGCCGGAAGCGGGGCGCTCGAACATGCGCACCAGACTGTAGAGTGCCAGCGCCTGCAAGGCGATGATGGCCGGCACTTCAGAAGTTTCGTGCATGCGCCAGATGATGCCCACGGTGGCCACGGTCAGCAGCAGCGTGGCGTCGGCAATCATGCGGCCATAGTCGGCGGGCGAGGGTTCGCCGCCAAAGGGCAGGCGCAGCGGTTGCGCTTCGGGACGCCGGGCCAGCAGATAGGCGCATTGCCAGACCGAACCGGCCAGCATGCCGAACCATAGCAGATTGGGCAGCCTGGATGCGGCGATCGTGGCGTTCAGCTCGGAGGTGAACAGCTTGAGCAAGGGGGCGAACAGGGTAATGCACAGTACCCCCAGCCAGGTTGCCAGCGGGCCGTCTTGCGCGTGCGCCAGGTTACCGACCTGTGGCAACAGCAGGGCCTGCCCGCTGGGGTCGCCCAAGGCGGTCATCATGGTGGCCAGGCCGATGACATCGTCTGTTTTCCAGGGATCGCGGAAAAACAGGCCGGCAAGAATATAGATCGTGCCCACGACGATCAGAACCAATCGGGGCAGTTTGACAGCCGCAGTGGCAGTCAGCCGGGCAGGCGTGGAGGAGGGTATGAGGCTGGTGGACACGTACGAGATGAAGCAGTCGGTGGATTCGCCCTATGTTAAATCAAAGGACGGTGCAGTGGCCGTGAAAAGCCCGGATAAAAAAAGGCAGCCGAGGCTGCCTTTTCTTGCTCTGAAAGCGAGTACTGCAAAAGAGGGCTTATTCGCCTTTTTTGACGGTACCGGCAGTGCGGGCGAAGCGGGCGCGGAACTTCTCGACGCGGCCGGTTTCCACGATGCGGGTCTGAGCGCCCGTGTAGAAGGGGTGCGACTCGGACGTCACGTCACACTTGAACAGCGGGTAGGTCTTGCCGTCTTTTTCGGTGGTTTCGCGCGTCTGGACGGTGGAACGGGTAATAAAGGAGTTGCCCGTTTGCAGGTCCAGAAACACCACGTCGCGGTATTCTGGGTGAATGCCTTCTTTCATGATGATTCCTGTTTTGACAAATAAGGACCGCCAGCAGGCACTGGGCAAACTTGGGCAGATGACGCCTGCTGAAAACAAGCCGTTGCCTGTTGCCGCGTGCTTGGCGCTATCTGCTGTTTATTGCCGTTCGGCACCAAAAAACCCACAGGGCTTTTGCCACGTATCCGGTAAAGCCTGAAATTCTAACACTGCACCGGGGCTTTTCAAAGAAAATCAGGGCTGTGCCGGTGCAATAGCGCAACAGGGACGTATTTATAGATTGGTGCGCAGGCTCCAGAGCTCGGGAAACAGTACGGTATCGAGCATTTTGCGCAAGTAAGACACGCCCGAGGTGCCGCCGGTGCCGCGCTTAAAGCCGATGATGCGCTCAACCGTGGTGACATGGCGAAAGCGCCAGAGCCGGAAGGCGTCTTCCAGGTCCGTCAGTTTTTCGGCCAGCTCGTACAACTCCCAGTATTGGGGGGCATTGCGGTAGACCTGCAGCCAGGCTTGCTCGATCTGCGGGTTGGCTTCGTAGGGCTGGCGCCAGTCGCGTTCTAGGTAGCTGAGCGGTACGGACACGCCATGCCGGTGCAGACAGTGCAGGGCTTCGTCGTATAGCGAGGGCGATTCATACGCCTGGGTGACGCCGGCCAGTCGCTCCGGGCTGTGCTGGTGCGGCTTGAGCATGGCGGCGTTTTTGTTGCCCAGAGAAAATTCGATTTCCCGATACTGGAAGCTTTGAAAGCCGCTGGACTGCCCCAGGTAGGGGCGCAGGGCGGAGTATTCGGGGGGCGTCATGGTGCTGAGCACGTCCCAGGCATTGACCAGTGCGGCCATGATCTTGCTGACCCGGGCCAGCATTTTTTGGGTTTCCTGCAGCTTGTCCTGACGCAGATTGGCGATGGCGGCGCGCAGCTCGTGCAGCAACAGCTTCATCCATAGTTCGCTGGTCTGGTGTTGGATGATGAACAGCAGTTCGTTGTGTTCGGGCGAGAGCGGGTGCTGCGCATTGAGCAATTGATCCAGCGACAGGTAGTCGCCATAGCTCATGTCGCGGGAAAAATCGAGTTGGGCGTGTTCTTCGGTGACGATGCGTTCGCCCTTGCCGGGCGTGTATTCGGTATGGGTCATGATGTCGGCTGGGTTCAGGCTAGGGATCGGAGTATGGCGCGTACCGGGCTGGCGTCCGCCTCGACCAGGGCCAGGGGCAGGGCGATCAGTTCGTAGTCGCCGGGGGCGATGTGGTCCAGCACCAGGTTCTCCAGCACACGCATATCGTGGCGGCGCAGAATCTGGTGGCTGTCCAGGGATTTGCTGGTGGCCGGGTCTACGCTGGGGGTGTCTATGCCCACCAGT encodes:
- a CDS encoding quaternary amine ABC transporter ATP-binding protein produces the protein MSKIEVRNIYKIFGPHPQRWLERARQGVRKDELLAESGHTLGLRDISLSIEHGSIYVIMGLSGSGKSTLIRHFNRLIEPTAGQILVDDVDVMSLDARALAQFRQQKISMVFQRFGLFPHRTVLDNAAYGLQVQRVARAQREEKALYWLEQVGLQGFEKQYPHQLSGGMQQRVGLARALATDADILLMDEAFSALDPLIRREMQDQLLELQARLNKTIVFITHDLDEALRLGNRIAILKDGELVQEGSPEDILLSPATDYVQAFLQDVNRGKVLNATHAVRESSKTLTLTMRTRAAQALERMSERGVRYAPVLDGKRLAGVLTRTRAEEAVRSGARDVSGYVDEMASVPARTGLDEVLGHMLRSNEPMAVTGENDEFLGLLSRSKVVDLVTPLIDNVAAPDAPDAPDASVPQEAEPTVAPASSGGANAA
- the kynA gene encoding tryptophan 2,3-dioxygenase — encoded protein: MTHTEYTPGKGERIVTEEHAQLDFSRDMSYGDYLSLDQLLNAQHPLSPEHNELLFIIQHQTSELWMKLLLHELRAAIANLRQDKLQETQKMLARVSKIMAALVNAWDVLSTMTPPEYSALRPYLGQSSGFQSFQYREIEFSLGNKNAAMLKPHQHSPERLAGVTQAYESPSLYDEALHCLHRHGVSVPLSYLERDWRQPYEANPQIEQAWLQVYRNAPQYWELYELAEKLTDLEDAFRLWRFRHVTTVERIIGFKRGTGGTSGVSYLRKMLDTVLFPELWSLRTNL
- a CDS encoding MATE family efflux transporter; amino-acid sequence: MRALFHHNWKSQAGLILRQAWPVLVGSWAGIMFGVLDTVMVGHSSAIDLQAMGLGVSIYLSVFIGLMGVIHALIPITAQSYGARKFAEVGRWWGQGVWLALLLTLIGTAALAVPDLWLRWSGKLDPQVHERVTLYLRSLILALPAALIFRTIYCLGTAVSRPKMVMMINLLSVLFKALFNWLFIFGKAGLPAMGAVGSGLASALVSWLMLLAGLWVLRADPCFRPFRLRLGLPDWRSQKELLRLGLPMGGSYLIEICAFSFMALLVAREGVFVSGAHQIMANLAAVCFMVPMAVGVASASVSAQAIGAGQFHRARHIGMLGLALVLAGVFIITSLLVVLRPTLAHAYTDDPQVALLALLLLQLLPYFHFCDAFQCVISYLLRAYKVAFVPMLLQFLALSVLGLGGGWWLGFGPAAGSLDGVIQWLAPGAPTGAASLWLMASLGLGASALLLVLWYARILRLYSPARRTPA
- a CDS encoding type B 50S ribosomal protein L31 → MKEGIHPEYRDVVFLDLQTGNSFITRSTVQTRETTEKDGKTYPLFKCDVTSESHPFYTGAQTRIVETGRVEKFRARFARTAGTVKKGE
- a CDS encoding ArnT family glycosyltransferase; this translates as MSTSLIPSSTPARLTATAAVKLPRLVLIVVGTIYILAGLFFRDPWKTDDVIGLATMMTALGDPSGQALLLPQVGNLAHAQDGPLATWLGVLCITLFAPLLKLFTSELNATIAASRLPNLLWFGMLAGSVWQCAYLLARRPEAQPLRLPFGGEPSPADYGRMIADATLLLTVATVGIIWRMHETSEVPAIIALQALALYSLVRMFERPASGAVLLGLSLGACFLARGWLGALPIMVATTLCFLPRGPLRSHIQWLALSIALTTAIIMAWWIPAKRVSVYWTEQWSLWHQAAWGWSGLAEQLNTLRDLTWFLWPIWPLAVLALWQWRHWLRAPHIYVPAISLVIPAISLLLVRDAFEPEFALLVVPCAILAAFSLPTLRRGVVNTLDWFAIMCFSLTAATVWLGWIAQQTGWPSKIAGSIARQTQGYDTFVSWPVLLLAVVGTLAWIALVRWRLSVHPQGLLRGTVLSAGGLITTWLLLVTLWMPSLDYIRSYRDVSGELAAALQEYRRPGECLRSWGVGSGQRASFLVFNDININFDNRCPLVLEQFSLRDLRDGNAPLPANAQQLWQGKRGAERHEAFRLLRIQNP
- a CDS encoding ABC transporter substrate-binding protein produces the protein MSSYFPRAGAQSCSHRSTLFRRSLLASVVLGLSAVSGLAQAAGAAACELDRSVRFGGMNWESNLVLTEVERFITDKGFGCKTDVVSVETLPALAALERGDLDVNSEIWLNSVAEPWQKAQASGRVKRVGDVYMGGEGWFIPRYTAERLPELKSAQDLPRFKDEFKDPEEPGKGRFYGCPAGWGCEVVSGNLFNALKLGDTFTLFSPGTGATQKAALTSAYQRKENIVFYYWYPTPLVGSMDLVKLELPDYDKTKHACLTDPNCADPQPSAYPDNPVFTAVNTEFSEKAPQLTAFLSKVSVPLELMNQTMAHMEKTEGEPEDVAQWFLKEHADVWTQWVPAEVAERVKTAL
- a CDS encoding ABC transporter permease, translating into MFPDLIDPRALRQPIDQFVGDLVANYSSVLRAMTQPLLDMLIFMESVLRSSPWWAVVLVVFGLAWLASRRVVFAAAMALMLFAIGLIGLWDAAMQTLALMIVAVFLSVLIGIPLGLLMASFNWLRRIMLPVLDVMQTMPSFVYLIPVVMLFNLGKIAALIATVIYAIAPVIRLTDLGIRLVDSEVLEASRSFGSSRWQQLRGVQLPLAMPNIMAGINQTTMMALAMVVIASMIGVRGLGYEVLQGINRLQVGRGLMAGLGIVLLAILFDRITQEFGRRFQTREAA